The Pseudanabaena yagii GIHE-NHR1 genome segment ATCAAAGCCTACTACCGTTGATTGAGATCGCGATCATACAGTGATGTTTTTTCTGCAATTGCCTGAGTCATTAGGTTTACTCCTGTGATCGCTCATCTCAATTTATTTTAATCTTAAAAATTAACTATAGGCGATCGCCGTTACTGCCATGATTCGCATAGGGATTTAGCAAACATCTCACAAACTAAGCATTTGCTTCACACCATAAAGCGAGCGCTATTTGCTAAAAGCAAAACAGTGATCGTTTTATGGTGTGAAAAGAGATGTTTTGCAAAGCAAAACATCTCTTTAAAGTTTAGGCAAGTAACTGCTTAGCGCGATCGCTAATTGCCTGAGCATTCATGCCATTAAAATCAAACAACTGACCAGCCGAAGCGGTAGTTTCGCCACGCTTCCATGAGAAGACATCGCGCTTACTGTTGCTACGGAGCATCACAGGTTCCAGCATTGCCGAAGCACCACCGACGACACCAATGAGAGCATCACCACCAAATAGTGCCTCAAAATCAGCATCACTAAGGAACTTGCCATCTGGCTCAGAGCAAGTATCCCAAGCCACATCCGTTGACCTATAGAGGCGACGGGGGCTAACAATGGAAACAATCTTAGAACCTATACCTTGCTCAGCTAGCTTTTGCGCTGCTTCATATACAGGCAATAGCATCATGTCGCCGATAACAGCGAAGACAACCTTCTTACTACCTGCGATTTCTTGCAAAGCGATCGCGCCATCTTCGAGAGCTTGGCGATTTTGCTCGAAGGTAGTACGGATAGGTAGAGGTGACTTACTAGCGGTAATGACCACACCTTTATTGACCGCCTTCAAAGCCCAGTCATAACAAACTTGAATGCTATTGGCATCAAGAGGAAAGAGAGGGAAGATATTGCCATTACGCATCATCGATGCAAAGTAACCTTCGATTTCAGGACGTTGGTGTGTCCAGCCGTTGCGACCTTGCTCTAAAGCACCTGCGGTAAATAAACACACAGTTGCAGGAGTGGGACGACGCAGCTCTGCCATTGCCTGAGTTACGGTTTGCCAAATGGGAAGTCCATTAATTGCAAAGGATTCATAGGAACACCAGAGAGTGCGGCTACCAAATAGCGCTAAACCAACCGCTAAACCAGCACAGGCATCTTCATTCAGAGGTTCATAAACCTGTCCACCGGGAGCTTGGTTATAGAGATCATCAGTAGTAGGGTGATTGATTTTCAGAGCTTGGTTGATATTCGCAATACCCGAAGCTTCATTACCATCGGCATTGGTGACGATGAAGCGCTTATCGGTTTGTCCAACATAGCCAACTAGACGACCCATTGCGGTTGTCGCAATCTTCGCTTCTCCACCAACGGCATATTCTTCTAAGGGCAAGGTTCCTAAATCAGTTAGAGGTAGTACGGATTCGGTAACAGCTGTTTTAGAAGAAGAACCACCACCAGCCCATTGCAAGTTGGTGCTGACGGTTTGCCATGCTTCAGGATTGAGAGCGCGAGATTTTAAGCCAGCAACAACATCGGGATTGTCGAGGGTGTGATGGGCATAGAGATTATGGGATTTTGCGCCACGAGCGTGAACACCTGCTCCCTTAAGTTGTTTGATGATAAATACGGTCAGCTTTCCACCAAAGGCAAGTTTCGCAGCTTGATCTGCACCAACGAGAACTGCTTCGGTAAAGACAAGACGTTGTTTTAGAGAGAAAGCAGTACTATCGACATAAGCACCTGTTTGATTTTGATCATCAAAATCCTTAGCATCAACCAGAATTACTTCATCAAAGCCATTGCCTTTCCAGAAAGCAATCATCTCGGCATTAGTTTTAGTGGAAACCATGCTGTGATGCTCTTGGCTATAGCCGTTCCATACCAAAATCGGTACAAAATTGGTAACTTCAGGATAGGCGGTATGGAAATGGGCGATCGAGCTAATGGGATAGGGTTCACCTAGTCCACCATCACCGATGGTGACAGGGAATAATTTATCGCGATGCAACAAAGCACCTGCCATCGCAAAATGCTGTCCTTGTCCTAGAGGACCCGCAGGTGCAAGAATTCCGGGGATATAGCCCGACAAGTGACCGAGTAAGCCATGTTTTTCACGATAGCGATCGCGCATTTGAGCAACAGTATTAATTCCCATATCTTCGAGGGATCGATCTAAAAACATCGCACTGTAATAACCGGGAGCATGGTGTCCTACTTCCGTTGGCATATTCTTATGACCGAGCATATAGAATGCGGCAACAGCTTCAGCACTGCTGGCAAATCCTCCGGGGTGTCCTGATGCTTTGCTACCTGTAATTTGTAAGGTGAGATAGCGCAAAGCATCTGCAGCTAGTAACGTTTGGAAAACCGATGCGCGATCGCGAGGATCGGTAACACCAGATTTATCAGGGCTGAGGACAGGAATCCGTCCGAGTTCGTCGAACCCCTCCAACGGTTCGCCAAAGTACTGAATGCCTTCGCGAAAGTCATCTTTGAAGGCGGGAGTGGCTGCGTTTGTGGTGTTAGGGGTTGCGACCATAAATTTTGTGACCTTAATTTGTCCAGAATAGAAATTTAGCTATGCGATCAGTAGAGATTAAGAAATGTTGAAATTTTCTCTACGAGTCATTTTAGTATGTACTGGTGACAGAGAGCATCTTTAAATAAGTGCTTTGCAAAGTTAAAAAATTGCAATGATTGCAATTTTTCATTCAGTATTTATGTTAGGACTTACGCAAGAATCATAGGGATAGAAGGATGCTTAAGTTGAGATCTTAAATAATCAGATAAAAGTCCAGATTTAAGCTTGTAGATAGAGTTACTCACTTGAAAAGCTAAACGTTTAAGATGAGGCAAGACGAGCATGGCACAGGCGATGTGATTGCGTTGGATTCTAGACTTGCGGCATTGGCAAGACTGAATACCCGTCAATTGTTTGAGTTCGCGAAGAAATTCCTCAATAATCCACCTAATGGAGTAAATAGCATGTACTTCATAGGTATAGTCTTGAGTTAAGTCGTTAGTCATGACATATTCTGTCCTGCTGGAAGAAACAGTAACCCAGAATAGTTTCACCTTTTTTTCTTTGGGGAATTTATGGATTTTGATCAATTTTCCCTGCAATAATTCTTTATCAGACCAAGTTAGCTGGTCAATCCGTTTATATTTCTCTATTCCACCACTGGGTTCAATGAAAGGGGAAGATTTTCTCACCTTTATCCAAGATGACCTAGTGCCTAAATTACGTCCTGAGCATAAGATAATCATGGATAACCTCAACTGCCATAAAGTTGAGAGTGTAGCACAAGCAATCACAGAGAGCGGTGCTAAGATTTTGCATTTACCCACCTATTCTCCTGATTTTAATCCAATTGAAATGATGTGGTCGGTTCTCAAATGTTTTTTTGGATTGCTCAGACCTCAGTATCAAAAACTACTCCAGCATTTAATCAACATTTTCCATTACTTGTTAGAAAAGGATTTCTTCAAAAATTGGTTTACTAAGTGTTCTTACTGTACTACTTAATCTCTCAATGAACTGTATTCCCCTAAGTACAATTAAGATGTGCCTAATTGAGATGCTCTCGGCGTAAGTCCTATATATTTTCTTAATAGTATTGATATTACAAGAAATTGATGATATTATACAAATGCTTAGGGAATAGGAAAAATAAAAAAACTTGCACAAATAATTTCTCTACGAGTGATATATTTAGCTATATCACCGATAGCTTTATTGTTTGTGATAGATAATAGTGTCGCAAAAAAGTATCCATTTCAACGCAACGCAAAACATTTACATATGTCAATCTATTACACGATGTACAACTGTTTTGGAGCAATAGCTCTGAAGTGATTTGAGCTACCGAAAATCCAAATTACTCATTAGTGCAGTACGAGAGATCGGGGATTTCAGACTTTTAGTTGCACATATTGCGTATCCTATACAATGGCTAACCCAGCCTTAGTCTAAAAAACTAATCAATACAACCATGAAATATAAAGGCTTTACCTTATGGCTAACAGGACTAAGTGGTTCGGGTAAAACTACAATTGCCCAAGGAGTAGCAGAACGTTTAAGAACACAGGGTCGGCGTTGCACAAATGAAGGATGAATCAAGAAAAGGTGGGAATCGATTTGTACTTGAGATAAT includes the following:
- a CDS encoding adenylyl-sulfate kinase; amino-acid sequence: MKYKGFTLWLTGLSGSGKTTIAQGVAERLRTQGRRCTNEG
- a CDS encoding phosphoketolase family protein, whose product is MVATPNTTNAATPAFKDDFREGIQYFGEPLEGFDELGRIPVLSPDKSGVTDPRDRASVFQTLLAADALRYLTLQITGSKASGHPGGFASSAEAVAAFYMLGHKNMPTEVGHHAPGYYSAMFLDRSLEDMGINTVAQMRDRYREKHGLLGHLSGYIPGILAPAGPLGQGQHFAMAGALLHRDKLFPVTIGDGGLGEPYPISSIAHFHTAYPEVTNFVPILVWNGYSQEHHSMVSTKTNAEMIAFWKGNGFDEVILVDAKDFDDQNQTGAYVDSTAFSLKQRLVFTEAVLVGADQAAKLAFGGKLTVFIIKQLKGAGVHARGAKSHNLYAHHTLDNPDVVAGLKSRALNPEAWQTVSTNLQWAGGGSSSKTAVTESVLPLTDLGTLPLEEYAVGGEAKIATTAMGRLVGYVGQTDKRFIVTNADGNEASGIANINQALKINHPTTDDLYNQAPGGQVYEPLNEDACAGLAVGLALFGSRTLWCSYESFAINGLPIWQTVTQAMAELRRPTPATVCLFTAGALEQGRNGWTHQRPEIEGYFASMMRNGNIFPLFPLDANSIQVCYDWALKAVNKGVVITASKSPLPIRTTFEQNRQALEDGAIALQEIAGSKKVVFAVIGDMMLLPVYEAAQKLAEQGIGSKIVSIVSPRRLYRSTDVAWDTCSEPDGKFLSDADFEALFGGDALIGVVGGASAMLEPVMLRSNSKRDVFSWKRGETTASAGQLFDFNGMNAQAISDRAKQLLA
- a CDS encoding transposase produces the protein MKGEDFLTFIQDDLVPKLRPEHKIIMDNLNCHKVESVAQAITESGAKILHLPTYSPDFNPIEMMWSVLKCFFGLLRPQYQKLLQHLINIFHYLLEKDFFKNWFTKCSYCTT